The following are from one region of the Osmia bicornis bicornis chromosome 8, iOsmBic2.1, whole genome shotgun sequence genome:
- the LOC114875749 gene encoding cap-specific mRNA (nucleoside-2'-O-)-methyltransferase 1: protein MKNNSDESDSDENCSNQDNDQAVGEKNEYSSSFSNQSYIERRGRKRSNTTLTDDTSDLNDSDCNEEYYDKSFDEKDDMKFRHNMYKSCEQDSGEECQSVQNACMDDDAKESKSRKRPYDDPYHHYSKPPKIQRTTEKSDDDTNEEERDYDGGENFIKESKNFLDGQDKAQRMMRMMGYKEGHGLGKNKQGRLEPVQAPKQHGRRGLGHHVPGLEASSLKWDPKEEEIKVKEDIEWIRNPDNCLPSFEEMQLWLQKGPKKLIIEDETQFCDEDIVINVINAKSIFDHLDEIEVRRARTRCNPYETIRGAFFLNRAAVKMANIDKACDFMFTKPEGLQDNELLYFADVCAGPGGFSEYVLWRKKWHAKGFGLTLKNENDFKLADFYAGPCETFHPYYGPKENGDVFDPINQEAFKDLVMTHTHGKGVHFMMSDGGFSVEGQENIQEILSKQLYLCQCLVALMIVREKGHFVTKLFDLFTPFSAGLIYLMYRCFEEISIFKPNSSRPANSERYLICKTKRSGTEDVLRYLKYVNNLLLKSDDNNDVLQLVSLDELEKERQFVQYLRISNDDLGRKQIIGLRKIAAFCEDNTLVETKQADMRKECLKYWEIPDESRTIPRHMKPQDKLKVLLENNTKFISTPAKRLTKETMESTMTEPYDWFCMPCSTGLSTEPNKSATFYMGMGRSNVYRLIRGIWTQINDINVELPPNTLVYAEVVYEMAKEFRNQKKVQTLHILDAFILGAENVSCKYLRDRHELTKLFCEALWKPVGGTYTRVRVKELLPVDPNICETLQVKQRLMKNNRLALVYEIPTTSLGCNNSDNDKPYFIPNSVIFLKSTAPPWTRHCSKRHSVTYVFNSKTGENMFDKDRPPEAEANFIQSFENRVVWYWPNDEELTIEMVAEHISNKCPKHSVGLEY from the exons atTCAGATGAAAGTGATTCTGATGAAAACTGCAGTAATCAAGACAATGATCAAGCAGTTGgagagaaaaatgaatattcaaGTAGTTTCTCTAATCAATCTTACATTGAAAGACGCGGTAGAAAAAGAAGTAATACTACCTTAACAGATGACACTTCAGACTTGAATGATAGCGATTGTAACGAAGAATATTATGATAAAAGTTTTGACGAAAAAGACGATATGAAATTTAGacataatatgtataaatcTTGTGAACAAGACTCTGGCGAGGAATGTCAGAGTGTACAAAATGCATGTATGGATGATGATGCAAAGGAAAGTAAATCAAGGAAAAGACCATACGATGATCCTTATCATCATTACAGTAAACCACCAAAGATTCAAAGAACAACTGAAAAAAGTGACGATGATACAAATGAGGAGGAAAGAGACTACGATGGAggagaaaattttattaaagaatctaaaaattttcttgatGGACAAGATAAGGCTCAACGAATGATGCGTATGATGGGATATAAAGAAGGCCATGGTCTCGGAAAGAATAAACAAGGTCGCTTAGAACCAGTACAGGCCCCTAAACAACATGGTCGTAGAGGTCTTGGACATCATGTACCAGGACTTGAAGCTTCAAGTCTTAAATGGGATcctaaagaagaagaaataaaagttaaaGAAGACATAGAATGGATAAGAAATCCAGATAATTGTTTGCCATCGTTCGAAGAAATGCAACTCTGGTTGCAAAAGGGACCTAAGAAGCTAATAATAGAGGATGAAACCCAATTCTGtgatgaagatatagttataaatgttattaatGCAAAATCAATATTTGATCATTTGGACGAAATAGAAGTACGACGTGCGAGGACACGTTGTAATCCCTATGAAACTATTCGCGGTGCGTTCTTTTTAAATCGTGCTGCTGTTAAAATGGCAAATATAGACAAAGCATGCGACTTTATGTTTACCAAGCCGGAAGGTTTACAAGACAATGAATTGTTATATTTTGCGGACGTATGTGCTGGGCCAGGTGGTTTCAGTGAATATGTTTTATGGAGAAAAAAATGGCATGCAAAAGGATTTGGTCTTACTTTGAAGAATGAAAACGACTTTAAATTAGCTGATTTTTACGCAGGTCCTTGTGAAACATTTCACCCGTATTATGGACCAAAAGAGAACGGTGATGTTTTTGATCCCATCAACCAGGAAGCTTTCAAAGATCTTGTAATGACGCATACTCATGGCAAAGGAGTACATTTTATGATGTCTGACGGAGGATTTTCAGTAGAAGGTCAAGAAAATATACAAGAGATTCTTTCAAAACAATTGTATCTATGCCAATGTTTAGTAGCCTTGATGATTGTACGAGAGAAGGGTCATTTTGTCACGAAGCTATTCGACCTTTTCACACCCTTCAGCGCTGGGTTAATTTACTTAATGTATCGTTGTTTCGaagaaatttctattttcaagCCAAATTCCTCTAGACCAGCAAATTCAGAACGTTATTTAATATGTAAAACTAAACGTTCTGGTACAGAAGACGTTTTACGTTATCTTAAATACGTTAACAATTTGCTTTTGAAAAGCGATGATAATAATGACGTTCTACAATTAGTATCACTGGACGAATTAGAAAAGGAAAGACAATTTGTACAATATTTGCGTATATCAAACGATGATTTAGGAAGGAAACAAATCATAGGTTTGCGCAAAATTGCTGCATTTTGTGAAGACAATACTCTTGTTGAAACGAAGCAAGCGGATATGCGTAAAGAGTGTCTTAAATATTGGGAGATTCCAGACGAAAGCAGAACAATACCGAGGCATATGAAGCCCCAAGATAAACTGAAAGTTCTTCTTGAAAATAATACTAAATTTATCTCGACTCCTGCGAAAAGATTGACCAAGGAAACTATGGAAAGTACAATGACTGAACCTTATGATTGGTTCTGTATGCCCTGTAGTACTGGACTTTCGACCGAACCCAATAAAAGTGCTACATTTTATATGGGCATGGGAAGGAGTAACGTGTACCGTTTGATACGAGGTATTTGGACGCAGATTAATGATATCAATGTAGAGTTACCACCAAATACACTTGTGTATGCTGAGGTCGTCTACGAGATGGCAAAAGAGTTCAGAAATCAGAAAAAAGTACAGACATTACATATTTTAGACGCTTTCATCCTAGGAGCTGAAAACGTTAGTTGCAAATATTTGAGAGACAG gCACGAACTCACAAAGCTATTTTGTGAAGCTTTATGGAAGCCTGTTGGCGGTACATACACTCGTGTGCGTGTTAAAGAATTACTTCCAGTAGATCCAAACATATGTGAAACATTGCAAGTAAAGCAACGTCTAATGAAGAACAATCGACTGGCTTTAGTATATGAAATTCCTACAACTTCTTTAGGATGCAACAATTCTGATAACGATAAACCATACTTTATACCAAACAGtgtaattttcttaaaaagtACTGCCCCTCCTTGGACCCGGCATTGTAGTAAAAGGCATTCTGTAACGTATGTGTTTAATTCTAAAACGGGTGAGAACATGTTTGACAAAGATCGACCACCGGAAGCAGAAgcaaatttcattcaatcgtTTGAAAATCGCGTTGTTTGGTATTGGCCTAACGATGAGGAGCTCACAATTGAGATGGTTGCAGAACATATTAGTAACAAATGCCCGAAGCATAGCGTGGGTTTAGAATACTAG
- the LOC114875750 gene encoding nudC domain-containing protein 1: MTKIVELRPNKNLINTKFEKYQFSTEEIPIDTEINLKANVRRLELTTNRDSLLETRLFAFHNHLFKNPYDTSCWFIDENWFVWRLKIDGNLEQMHLIHNLDASVQNVLYNPSIGFTSNNIIAISDGGDCLKLLITDTQEHVKTFTLSDAEPGVILDVRYVNDTSSIVIVTCDIRSTGEKKFTRLVLLTYSWKNAGDTCESFELNNKETLKVNGAVEYVYIEDSGNYLHSICQDYITFECPKVQKTTDDKKDSEKSNEIKIPKYCWSQREDSITVWLTIDKEHKDKVKVNVTPLELSVTVNDNALIQGQCQHRLDETLTTWKYEEDTFKLELYKFESGLMWNELIKGDTGGECLPNETLAAEIHSRLAHLCTDQTDNKQGQPCLGFNAEQLEECDLEGKDSLLQRVDLKTQESTHLAMLGTSNHVLFTYKTKSGQAICLRHDNDGCLWITGQVDDTKWNMEHCYTFPGFGYVEASKCNKKFCVSPNDGSYVAILEHTRYIFLYKRPEPNIQVGKQWIVDLGTETCPIMGAVATNKYLIVLTKNKLYRLHICF; encoded by the exons atgacaaaaattgTTGAACTACGTCCtaacaaaaatttgataaatacgAAATTCGAAAAATACCAGTTTTCAACCGAAGAAATTCCCATAGATACTGAGATAAATTTAAAAGCAA aTGTACGTAGGTTAGAGTTAACAACAAACCGAGATTCTCTATTAGAAACTCGATTATTTGCATTCCATAATCACTTATTTAAAAATCCTTATGATACATCATGTTGGTTTATTGATGAAAATTGGTTTGTTTGGCGATTAAAAATAGATGGAAATTTGGAacaaatgcatttaatacataATTTAGATGCAAGTGTACAGAATGTATTGTACAATCCATCAATTGGATTTActagtaataatattattgcAATTTCTGATGGAGGggattgtttaaaattattgataacAGATACTCAAGAGCATGTTAAAACTTTCACGTTAAGTGATGCTGAGCCTGGAGTTATATTAGATGTACGTTATGTGAATGATACATCTTCCATTGTTATTGTAACATGTGATATTAGAAGTAcaggagaaaagaaatttacaaGATTGGTATTATTAACATATTCTTGGAAAAATGCAGGAGATACGTGTGAATCGTTTGAGCttaataataaagaaacattaaaaGTAAATGGTGCTGTTGAGTATGTGTATATAGAAGACTCTGGTAACTATTTGCACTCCATTTGTCAAGACTATATTACATTTGAATGCCCAAAAGTACAAAAAACTACTGACGATAAAAAAGATTCAGAAAAAagcaatgaaataaaaattccaaaatattGCTGGTCTCAACGTGAAGATTCTATCACAGTTTGGCTTACAATAGATAAAGAGCATAAAGATAAAGTCAAAGTAAATGTAACACCATTAGAATTGTCTGTAACAGTGAATGATAACGCACTGATCCAAGGACAGTGTCAACACAGACTGGATGAAACTTTAACAACATGGAAATATGAAGAAGATACATTTAAACtagaattatataaatttgaaaGTGGTTTAATGTGGAATGAACTAATTAAAGGTGATACTGGTGGAGAATGTTTACCTAATGAAACATTAGCTGCTGAAATTCATTCAAG ATTAGCACATTTATGCACAGACCAAACAGATAATAAACAAGGTCAACCTTGTTTAGGATTCAATGCTGAACAACTTGAAGAATGTGATCTTGAAGGAAAAGATAGTTTGTTGCAAAGGGTTGATCTCAAAACTCAAGAAAGTACACACTTAGCTATGCTCGGAACAAGCAACCAtgtattatttacatataaaaCAAAGTCTGGACAAGCGATTTGTTTAAGACACGATAATGATGGTTGTTTATGGATAACTGGTCAAGTAGATGATACCAAATGGAATATGGAACATTGTTATACCTTCCCTGGTTTCGGTTATGTTGAAGCAAGCAAATGCAACAAGAAATTTTGTGTCTCTCCTAatg ATGGTTCTTATGTTGCTATATTGGAACATACAAGatacatatttctttataaaagGCCTGAACCTAATATTCAAGTTGGAAAACAATGGATCGTGGATTTAGGTACTGAAACTTGTCCCATCATGGGAGCTGTTGccacaaataaatatttaattgttcttactaaaaacaaattatatcGACTACATAtctgtttttga
- the LOC114875745 gene encoding transmembrane emp24 domain-containing protein 7-like, whose amino-acid sequence MNYWSICLLLLSLFGTILRTGGVELTFELPDNAKQCFFQEIEQNATAMLEFQVVTGGQYDVDVMLEAPNKKIIYQQIKTQFDSHQFTAPITGAYQACFSNEFSTFSHKLVYMDFRVGDQLPLTGLGEHATVMTQMESSAQEVYKNLNSILDYQTHHRLREAQGRKRAEDLNTHVLAWSIMEMLTILVISVSEVFILKTFFTERKN is encoded by the exons atgaactaCTGGTCAATTTGCTTGCTATTACTCTCGCTATTTGGTACAATATTACGTACTGGTGGCGTCGAGCTAACCTTTGAACTTCCTGACAATGCGAAACAATGTTTCTTTCAGGAGATTGAACAAAATGCCACAGCAATGCTTGAATTTCAG GTTGTAACAGGTGGACAGTACGATGTAGATGTAATGTTAGAAGCCCCAAATAAGAAGATCATTTATCAGCAAATAAAAACTCAATTTGACTCACATCAATTCACAGCACCAATAACTGGAGCTTATCAAGCCTGTTTTAGCAAtgaattttctacattttcacACAAGCTTGTTTATATGGACTTTCGAGTTGGTGATCAGTTGCCACTTACAGGACTTGGTGAACATGCAACTGTTATGACTCAG atGGAGTCTTCTGCACAAGAAGTATATAAAAACTTGAATAGTATCTTGGATTATCAAACACACCATCGATTAAGAGAAGCTCAAGGACGTAAACGTGCAGAGGATTTAAATACCCATGTACTTGCATGGTCTATCATGGAAATGCTTACAATCTTAGTTATATCTGTATCAGAAGTGTTCATTTTAAAAACCTTCTTCACAGAACGAAAAAATTAG